actaaaataaattcTTGCACATCAATGGTCCATCAGGTTAGCATTTTGTTTTTGTCTTAAAAAGAAGTTGTAAGGTAGTCCGTTATCCATGCCTGCTTggatgtttttattttaaaacccaGGAAGAATGAAATTTAACCATCCAGTCAATCATATTTTcatgaaacaaagaagaaaatccttGAAATAAGATATTAACACCTATGCCTTGATAGAACCAGAGATGATATaactctaaaaggaaaaattCCTGAATTTAATGTATGACTACAAACTGACAATGCTaaatcaattaattaacctCATTAAGGAAGTTTCTGAAGGAGGCAGCGAAGAGAATCTGCATTAACAGATAGATTTGATCATATAGTGGTTCTTGGTAATTCTATTGTGCAAAGGGGAAAGCAGAGCATTTTCTTTTATATGAAAACAAGTGATTTTTTCACCACTTTTGTAGAGGAAAGCTACTCTGAGAAATATCAGCCCATCTAATAGCAATTGCAGAGCTGAGTCCATAAAGAAGAATTTTTCTTAATCCCAAGATTCCTCAATTAGAAACTATTTAATAGAAGAAAACACACAAGACAGAATGGAAATCACCAGATAAGTTCATATTACATAGAAATTTCTAATATAGCCCCTTTTATAAGCAAACGGGTATAGAAATGTAAAAGACCAAGTCTTTCAAAATGGAGTATGGCATTGTGTCAGACACATGAGATTTTTGTGCCACAGCACGAAATGGATTGCACTTGTAGCACAGCACAAAAACCAAGGTCGGCTTCTAgactaaaaataataataataataataataataataaaataacgaGCAACTTAGTGTTATCTTAGCCATAGGAGTCACTACTGTAATTAGAGTAATCTTGATAACCACCAACACAACTACTGAACCAAGCTCTAAAACAATGCAATCAAGCAATCTGTGAGCAATCAGTTTCTTTGTCCATCAAACGCATGCTCCCAAATTCCCAATTTCTCTTCCATCAACCaaaatttggaatttatttgggaaaataattaaatataaacTGCAAAATACCTGCTACATCCATGATAAATTGCAAGATCATCAAGAGCACTCAAAGCAACACCACCCGTGAGACTAAGCAACAAAACTGAGACCACCTTGCGACCCAAATTCTTGGTCTTCCCTTCCTCCGTAGACATGGAAAGCCTGCAAAAAGCAAAATCTCATTTAAAAGACAATGAATTCGGCTTCTCACATAAATCAAGCTAATAAGGATTTAAGATTAACAAAAATGAGATCATATCTCTTTTATAGATTTAAGATCAACAAAAAGGAGATCAATTCTCTTCTGTTCCTTTAATAGAAGATAAATTTCAGCTTAGAATCATGAATGCCATACAACTACCTCTAAGAAACTActgaaattaattaattaattatttaataaagcATATGGGTACCGCGAATTATAGGTCAAGTGATCTTTTCTTCTATatattcattttttcctttgaaatttCTGAAGAAATACGAATTCGCCTTCGTTGGCTACAGAATCATTGAGATGCAATATGGGTCTTAAGGAGGTATCTGAAACTTGGAAGTTCTTGAGACTAATAGCAAGATTTTGAAGGATCTTTTTACCTTGCAGACTGGGTTGCCGGAGAAATCTTCAGAAGGGTTGAAGCCAACCTCTTTCCTAgcatcctctctctttctctctcaaagatCTCCCTCTCCCCCTTACTGATACTTGTTAGtctgctacaagcctacaaagCCATACGGCGCTTTAAACTGTTTCGCTTTTCCTCTACCTGTTTACAAAGTGCAACACTGCCCACATAGGAACGGATTCCTGTACGGCCCTGATATATGTCAAGTGTATTAGGGTAATATGTCATTTAGCTCCTTCACAACGGCTGCTATATTTGTCTTTCCGTAATAGCAGGAGCCGCGTGCATTGGGGCACTTTTATTTTcctaaaaaagggaaaattatctGTCAATGTATGTTTACACCAAGACACGACAGATGTGAAAATACCACACTATTCCACACTAAAAATGTTTACCTATATCTTCCCATTGGTTGCACTCGCTGACATGTACCTACACCCACCAGtagcattcttttcttctctatgtgTTAGCCAAGGGCAAGTCAATTCAGCCcaaattgtaaaataaaaattagtaactgaatttaaaatgttttagaattatttatataattatgttaagttttttttttttttttgggaaatattATTATGTTAGGTAATGATTATTTGATTACAGAAgcttttgttttaatatttattttattttatttccctttctATTAAGAAAAGTTATTAAAGATTTGAAAAATGTTAGAAAGCAAGCATATGGTTGGAGAATACTATGAAAATGTCAATAAACAAGGAAAGCGCTATATGATTGAGTtgcaaaaatgagaaaaaaatgtcaataaatatggaatgaaaattattatttatgttgtatttaactttaaaatttgacatatgaccTATTCAGAGAATGATGCTCGTTCCACATGGAACAATTGGAACGACCACATAGATATGTTTTCTTGTACAAGGACAGTGAAAAACTTGTTGCCCTcagtttttcattcttaatcttAAATCCTAAACAAATATTGATTTTCAGTCCAATTCATATCTGAGCAATGCTTGCTTTGAGTTTGGAACAGTCAATTCCATTTAATATATAGATAGAACGGGTATAGGCCTTACCCAGGAAAAACAAAATGTATCCAATACAATGGTCAAAGGACCAAGCCATCATTGCCAAATAACATCACTAGTAGGCCACAGAACTGGAAAAGCTATCCATTCTATAGAAGAAATTGGAGAAAGGTTTCCTCTGCTGTGGGTGAGAAGAAAGCTCCCTCCATGACATGAACATCTATTTTTATCCATGAAGAATTGTATAGATGAGATATCCTTTAATTTAGATatatcacatgtcaaatttaatGGCCTATCCATTGCTTTTGAAGTTACTCATAGTGTTCGCGTTTTATGAAGGAAGACTTATTCACCTCCTCACAAAGCCTTTTTCACTTTTGTCTTATCACTCCTCTTCGCAAGAAACAACCTAACTGCCTATGTAACGATACCGTTTTGTCGCACCTTATTGGTGTGTTCCCTATTCTGCTTGTTCAAAGAACCCTCATCCtgtcttttttatttggaaacTTTGCACCCAAAGATTTCGAATTGATAAgaaagaagtttttttttttggtcgacATGAAAAAGATCATATCAATTCACGCTTGCTACAGTCTTGAATCGTTCTGTACGAAATGCAGTGATATCATGTTCATAACAATTGAGTACCAAAAGATTCAAAACTCAGCAGATCTTTAGGTTTTGCATCAACTCTCTCCAGCACAAGTAATGACGGAACCCTCCACTCAAAGCCATGAAGCACACTCATTGCATCAACTCTCTCCACAGACAATCTGATCTGATATCATTTGATGGCGTTCCATCCGGAAGTCTAAATCATATTCACGCTTGCTACAGTCTTGAATCATTCTGAAAGAAATGCAGTGATACCATGTTTATAACAATTGAGTACCAAAAGATTCAACAGATCAGCAGATCTTTCAGAGAAAACCTAAATGTCCCTGACTCCTTGAATCTCCATCCCCTCTGAATATAATTGGGATCTCCACCAAATCACCCTTGAGCAAAATGTTTTCTCATCAGCAAACTAATGGTGCTTTCAGAGTTGGATCAAACGACCTCATGACTGATCCCTAGTTGCAAGGGAAATCGAACGCCGGCCATTGCTAAGGTTTTGCCACCTCATTCAGCACAAGACGGAACATTGATGGGAGCAGAGCTTGCTTTGTAAAACTGTCAGCCTGTTGTTTTGATATAGATAATAACCATCCTTAGTATCATCCACGCAGACATTTCTCCCACTCAAGATTTCTGAATCATTGGTTTCCAGTAAAAATTCTTGTAACTAATTTTGAACAATCTAATTCCCTGTTTAAAACAAGAACCTAAAACTTTGGTACACATGAGATATTCTCTTTTGCTTTCCCCAGTCCCACTCCCCCCAGCCCACCTCCAACCCCACACAGAAGTACATCTACTGTTTTAAATATGCTGACAGTAATGACAACTATACATACTTCTCAACAAAAGACTACTCAAAACACCCAGATGGGGTAATTTGTGACGCCCCCTAGATCAGACGGACAATAGAACTAACCTACCCTCTTTCATCTCCCTCCCAATTATTCTTCTCCTTGGGTCCAGTGGGTCCTTCCTCTCTAGAAAGTTCCATCGGAATCTTGTCAAAAATGTTCTCCACTGAAAACCTGATCACCGCCGGAAGAAGACTGCTTATCTTCTCCAGTTCCGAACGAGAACTATACACAATGGTTGGACCCCATTCTCTCATATACTGCAACCAACATGGCTCTGTCACAATTCCATCACCGAGATACTCAGCTGCAACAATCTGATACTTGACACTTGAATCCACATAAAAGTTGCTTCGAGCAGCATCATTCTTCACTCCTATCCCCAGCTTCTCAGAACCTTGAATATAGTTCCCAGGATGTGGGAAGCTTGCATGACCATGCTTTGATGAGTAAACAATTGGCTTGTTCCCTTCAATGAACTCCAAGTTCCATGCATCCACCCATTCACCACCACTGTGCTGTGAGAAGTATATACTCCAGAGTTCACCAGTGAAGTTGCTCACACGGAGTGTGAAATGCTCCCAATCACCAACATGCTGCCCTATCTTGCTAAGTGAAAAATTTAAAACCCCAACCTTGATAGTGGCTGGCCCATTGAAGGGACAAAAGACCCACATTGCAATATCAGTGAATGTTCCTCCCAAGGCTGGTTTCACATGAACAtagagttctgcactttctatGTTGCCACATTTAACAGTACTCCTTTGATCATCATTTGGCAAGTCTATCCAACATTCCCCATCATTATTGCCACCATTTGGAAGGTTTGAGCCACTAGCATCAATTGCTTCACCATCTAATTCCCCTTTTCTGTATAACAAGGCCCCATTTTTGAAAAACCATGGCACAGAGGAAGGCAAATATATCTCATCTGGATGGAAGAAAACTGTAGGCCCATAGTGCCTGATAAGACCATGGACCTGCTTCAGATTTGGCATTGCATGCAGGTTTGGATCGAGGTTTTTCAAGCATGCAATATTCAGCTCATCTCCAGAACTACTGCAGAAGAATGTTCCTACAGATACACCTTTTCCCAATATTCCTCTATGGCTAGGTCTTACTTTCCAAACCCAAAATGGAAACTTTTGGGGAGATTTTGAATTCACGTCAAGAATTAAACAATTGGCCTCACAGTTCTCTGTGAGATCAGCTCGGACACATCTCACTTCTTCAAGTGAAGGCTTGCCAGGCTTTTTAGTGACCAAATGCCCCATAACTTTATAACCCTCGGGTGCTTGTGGCAACCAAAAGTAACCGCATCCATCATGAATGTCGCCGTTCCAATCATCTATACTCCAAACTAGTGTATAGTCAACAGGCTTGGTAAGAGCTGGAGAGTCATTTCTGTGGCAAAAATGACTACCTTCTGCATCAGGAGCAGCCACTTCTCTAGCAGCAAGAACAAACCCTTGTAAAGGCTGGTCATTTGGTTGGCAGTAGCAACCTAGGCTGAAAAATCCATCTGGTATTCCTATTGGTTTATAGAATGCAGCACCTTTTCTGCTATCATTCAATAGACTGCAGCTCCAAACACTCTCAAACTTGGTGATTTGAACCACCTCTATTTCTCCTAGACAAATAATTCCGCCAGCAAAACCTTGACCTGGAAAAATGAAATACTTCAGTATGTGTGAAGTATTTGAGGTAAAAGACAgaccttctaccaaaaaaaaaagatatgcatACAGAGCAACATCGTTTACCATAACACAACCCATTTAACAAAAAGCTCAAAAATCTGATCACAAACATGAGAACCAGCCTCTTTGTTATTGAAAACTTAAACAGAGTTTTAAACCCAAAATTGGCGCATATGTGAAATGGCAGAACCAAGCCCCAAATTGCCAGTTGTGTCTGTGCAGGGGTGGACTGTATCAGGAATTTCTGTCCAACTAGAGCCGAATTTTCAAatggaaaaattggaaaaaaataaaaacactaTGAATCATTGACAGGTACAGACAAAACATTTTTAGTACTTCTCATCCTAACCCAAGTGGAACATTTGAAGAACTGGAATAATAGATGAATCAATTGACAGTTTACAAAGTGCAAGGCCATTTCTACAAatacaaaattacaaatatgTGAAGAAAACAAATAGTACAGACGTATTGTCTGTAACAATCTGAACAGCTAATGAAGCAATCaaatgaaacagaaaatagaaccAGCTAAGTGTGCTCACAAAAGATGCAAGAACAACATCTAGAACCTGTAATAGATAAGAATACGAAAACGAAACGTTTAAATCATTCCACCATTTTTCTGCACGAGAAaatgtaaaaagaaaaatattaaaaccatACAAGACAACATAATAATCATTATTCAACCACAAAAACAAGATGATCCAAGATGAAATCTCTAGAATTGGGGATTTAAAGCTGTCACCATAAGAGAGGAGAAATGGGGTATGGTAACACATACCATAAACCCAACAGATCAATCTTAAGTTTCAAAATAGAGGATCAGGAGAAATGTGATAAAGTAACAGACACCATAAGCCCACACAGATCAATCTTAAGTTTCAATTAGAGGATTGCCTCTTTAATAGGCATGTACACCCACTCTAATCAGGTAATGAAATAGCAAACAACTAGACAATTTTTGAAAGCCTTCATGCATCTCTGGAGCCTATTATCTAACAACCCAGAAATATCGACCAGAGATAAAAACTaagaaatcccaattgcttGTAAAGGCGATAAAACTGACCCAAAAGAAATACTACCACCAGAAGAACATAAGAAACGAAAAGAAGGttaagaatagaagaagaaccAAAGCCCAGGATCTGCAACAGAAAATTCCAGAAAATTTTGTGTTTTTGTATTCAAATTCTTACCTTTTGGCCATTTCGGAAGCGGCGCCGGCAGAGTGAAAGGCTCCGGTTCAGGCGACGACAAAGTAGAGATTCTGCTCCAAAAGAAACACTTGCCCCCAAACATCTCGGAACTCTCGGAAAAAAACAACAGAAGGAAGTTCCAAGTTTTCTTATCCTGGGTCTCCGAAATATTTGTTTCCCAATTCAGATCCTAAACTTATTCCTCCAATTCCATGAGATTGGACGGTGGTCGTTGCAGCATTGAAAGAGTAAAGGGAAGAGTAAAaagttctctctttctttctctcccaaCTCAGAGTCCATGATTTTTTGAGAGACTACGTTAGGACTcttgattgagagagagagagagagagagagagagagagagagagattggtagATAGGGGGGAGTTTCCTACCTTTCTTCGAGTTAAGTGAAGTGAGGAGACAGGTTGGTCTGGTTagttttcttttcatggtttagTGCACGGAAGGATTCGGGAACCGATCACCTTGAAAACCGACACGATACTGATACATGTAGGCACTGATCAGTTTATGTCAGGCAAATTTAACCCTGGTTTCTTGAAACTTTGGACTGTTTTACACTagggggtgcaagtttggcctggCAGCCCGAACCCACCCTTGGCCTGCTTTGGGCCCACATAGAGTTAGGcttaaaaattttgattttcactCTAAATTTTTATGGCCCCAAGTCAAGGTTAGGGTGGGTAAAGATTGATGTTTGTGGCTTACCTTGTCTGTCCTGAGCCcgattctaattttttatcttgACTTTTACCCCTGATTTGGCCTGTCTATATCctaatttattgatttattgagTGTTTGATGGctaattttttaagtttgataATCATTATCCACTATGGTTGTAGAAACTATTTAAATTTCTCATCtaatgatgtcttttaaatttaatttttattgtacTTTTCAATTCCAAGGGATTTAGATGCAAGGTCAAATGAGTTTTTAGTTATTCCATATTTTGTAAGGGTCAGGTTATATTCGGCCATTGATGGCAAATCAGGGTCAACGCCAATCAAGGACATCTTGACCGGCCCCATCcaatcagggccaatcaaggTGGACCTGGGCTAGGCTAAGCCCTGTAGGGTTAAGCCTGTGTTGAAGTTTTTAGGCCCTAAGTTAGGATTCAGGGCGGGCTTGGGTTCAACTAATGGGACTCAAGGTTGCGCTAGGGTTTTGAGAAGTGCTACCCAACCTGGCCTTGTTGCAACCCTATTTTACACCTAGTCTGTACCTTTTCACTAATATGGAAACAACACATTATCAAGATTGGAAGCTatcgatacctaaaaccatgatcGTATCTGATGGATCATGGGGGGACTCAATTTCgatgcttaaacaataaaatttgCTACCTTTGTGTCTAAGTGCAGAGGCCACAAGaggaggtagcattctttctcccttattcTTATTatggacaaaaaaaaatcttggtgAACGGATCAATGGATTAGGCATTAACTTTTAGTAATGAACTAACGGTTCAAGGAGCAAATTTGGGATGATAAGgcaaaagtctctctctctctctctatggtaAGGTGGGCCCACCAAACACACATAGGGGTGAGATTTTTGTAACTAGGTTGTGGAtagccacggtggtggtggattcggtttattttatttgtagatttcttttcttttgagtaattcttttatttctcggtttttcgacgcggtatatgcctttggactcttgggaggagtggcagatgagtgtaagaccacgtttgcgcccaagttatgttggaaataccatcttaaaacttagatctaggagGTTACCCCTAGTTTAAGATGTCTCAAATAATGAATCATctatcccgctccatgtcgatgagatcggcaagtgacaagttctaatgtgctccgTTATGAAGAACAAATTAATGATGAACAAACTACAAATCTCAACCGTTAACTCCAAAGATGGGATATGCCCAAAGTATCCCGCAAAGAAATTTACGACAGAGATTGGACCTCTTGGGAGACCATCAAAACTGTTGAACAAACCATTAATTTTACtccagaaacaaaagaaatcacACTTTTCGACCCAAATTCTCTACAAGAATTATACaccaaaaacaaatttaattatgtccatatcgGCCTCGtacaagtggccatcaaaccccttcatcGTGAAGGACTTAACACATCTCTgctgttagcccttcgtgaccaaaggttccttgacttcaatgattcccttttaggagccattgaaactagcCTCTGCTATGGACCAGTACACTTCAATGTTTACCCAAACATGTCTGTAGCTTTTGAGGACCCAAATATTCTCCACTCTCTCAAAATCAACCTCAAAACCTATGGACACAAGTTGATGCAAGGAACCATCCCCATCTCCATTATCCATCGTATCAAATACAAATCCATGAAAACCGTTCGTCCTCGTGCTCTTCAGACTTCTTCTaaaggccaaaccctttaccttgaaaccgATTGTATGCACGGTCAAATTGTCTACCCCAGACTTGTTCAGTGGAAAGATATCTCTTTCCCTGAGGAATGGCAAATGCAAACTACTACCATTCCACCTCAAGTTTCAAATACCAATATTCAGTCTATTACCCAAGATTTGGATGGTTTAGTTTCCATTCGGTTCGACAGAAGGCCTCCTCCTCATGTCTACCAAACCTCCAGAAGATCGTGTTCTGATGCTTCACCTTCCTCCCAAAGGGACGAAACAGCTAGAGCACCTGTTAATGATTGGATTCCTCCTCTTAGGACTCCACCTCATTATTCTAATCTCTCTGGACTTTACCAAACCCAAAATATTGTTCATGGTACTTATGATGTTTCATCATTTATATCTGAACCTGCCCATCCTGAGAaacaaaccaatcaaaatcaatcccaaTCTCCGACACCTTCTGATGTAGCTCCACCAGAACATATATCTGGAGTTTACATGATTCAAATTGATCATGAataccaaattgacaaaccttttCTTAGAAATGATTTTGAATCATTCAAAGATAAACAAAAACGTTAATGGTTCTTAAAATCTTtcaatcttgaacaacaagctcaaattagaACAAGTTGGTAAAATTTcatgacaaatcttaaaacaaatgttttcttatttacatattttgatatttatgcccaagacAATAACATAGATTACCCTTGGCATAATCAAATCTGTACTCAAACCTCTTCTCACAAATCTTGGACCCTTCAGGTTGGTCAAGCTATTACTGCTATCCATCCTCCGatggaaagcatcaaatatgCTTACAAAGATACCGAAATTATTGCTTTTCTGCTCAAAGTTACTGATCAAGAAGACCCAAACAGAAGGCAAATTGAACAactaaattttacaaatttaagtcttcaaaccataggtaatcAACTTTCACGAGTTGAAAGCCTAGTCCAACCTAAATTGCTTGCCTCGTCATCCATGACTCCGGCTCCGGTTCCCCCTTCCACACCAttattcaaaccttataatatttcaagacaacaacaaaaattaCTTAACAAATCTTATATTCTCGACCAAATTAATCATCGACTTTCTTCTTTAGAAGCCCCTCAAACACCAGTCCAAAGCCAACCAACTGCTAAGTCTGCCATTCGTAATGGTGGTGTTCTCACCCTTAATGGatattcttcaaattcatcCTCAGAGACTGAGTCTGATGATTTTcctcaaattaatcaaattggtcaaagttccacacaaaacccaattttttcagACCTCCAAATTGAAGCAAGAGGAAAATCCCCTCAAGCTTCCTACCAAAGCGGTATCATCTATgagtggaacatagatggtATGTCTGAGCATAATCTCATAAACAAATTACAGGAAATGACTATGGTTAGCAATGCACACCGTATTCAAAACACTGAAGACAGTGTAGTTGCTACTTTACTTATTTTCggctttactggccaactcaaaggctgatgggattatgtcctgaccgacgatcaaaaaacagaaattttaacgGCAATTCAAAATTCTCCCGATGGAACACCCTTGCTTAATCACTTAGGGGAACCCATTGAAGATGCtgttaatactcttattttcagcatagcaAATTATTTCTTAGGAAACCCTTATCGACTCAAAGATAGAACTGCCGAGTagttatcaaaccttagatgcaaAAAACtccatgatttcaaatggtacaaagacactttttTAACCAAAGTCCTTATTAGACCTGATGCAAATCTTCTttgttggaaagaaaagtttcttacaggtcttccaacccttttttctgagaaaattaaacaaatactcataaaagaaaatgatgggattatccCATACGTTCAAATGACTTATGGCCAAATAATTAacttaattcatgaagaaggtttAGCCCTCTGTACTGATATTAGGTTAAGAAAGCAAATTAATAAAGAgaacaaattttacaaaaaagaatTAGGCAGTTTCTGTGAGCAATTCAGATTTGCTCCTCTTAGACCACCTACCAAACATAGAAACAAATCCTCGcgtaaatattataaaaaattttactaatccaaaaaatatgtttCTCGCAAACCACTTACAGATTTGCTCCTCTTAGACCACCTACCAAACATAGAAACAAATCCTCGcgtaaatattataaaaaattttactaatccaaaaaatatgtttCTCGCAAACCACTTACAACCCcagaattttaccaaaaatcattttcaaaaccaaaatataataaataaaagaagcctttcaaggcacctaaaaatcaaaaagattttaaacAAAACCCTGTCTCTCAAGGATGCTTTAAATGTGGCAAACCAGGTCACATTGCTAAATTTTGTAGAGTAACCAAAcaaattaattctttacaaattttcgagcaagataaaacccaaatcatTGCTCTTTTCCAAGAAAcgtcttcttcatcctctgatGAAGAAAActacaaacttaatcaaattcaagcttCCGAGCATACTTCTTCCAGTTCAtctaataatgagaattttcaagcatgtGCTTATGATTCTTGCATTATTGGTTTAAGCTGTGAAGATTGTATTCCCAAATCTGTCTGGATGCTTCGTGCATCACCaaattcaaacatttttgaATATATTGATAACCTGACAGACCCAGAATAAAAGAAAGCCTATCTTGAACATCTCAAACAAAATGTTTCTTCTCAAAATACTCCTCAGCCTTACAACCTTCaacaaattatgcaaaaattcaaaaaattatcaaaaccATATATACCCGACCATTCTAATCGAATCAAAACCCTTGAAACTACCACTACCTCGTTGCAGTATGAAATCaaacatatcaaacaacaattatccTTCCTCAATCGACAAAATCAACAAACTTCAACTGCAAACAATGAACCATTAACAAACCCCTTTGCAAACCAAGAACAAATCGAACCTAATCCGATTatccctggttttgtgtctacTATTACCTGTCAAAACTGGTATATTCACATAACCTTGGTTATTAATGTCTTATTCAAATTCTCTGctattgccttagttgattcagGAGCCAA
This Macadamia integrifolia cultivar HAES 741 chromosome 10, SCU_Mint_v3, whole genome shotgun sequence DNA region includes the following protein-coding sequences:
- the LOC122092078 gene encoding uncharacterized protein LOC122092078, producing the protein MFGGKCFFWSRISTLSSPEPEPFTLPAPLPKWPKGQGFAGGIICLGEIEVVQITKFESVWSCSLLNDSRKGAAFYKPIGIPDGFFSLGCYCQPNDQPLQGFVLAAREVAAPDAEGSHFCHRNDSPALTKPVDYTLVWSIDDWNGDIHDGCGYFWLPQAPEGYKVMGHLVTKKPGKPSLEEVRCVRADLTENCEANCLILDVNSKSPQKFPFWVWKVRPSHRGILGKGVSVGTFFCSSSGDELNIACLKNLDPNLHAMPNLKQVHGLIRHYGPTVFFHPDEIYLPSSVPWFFKNGALLYRKGELDGEAIDASGSNLPNGGNNDGECWIDLPNDDQRSTVKCGNIESAELYVHVKPALGGTFTDIAMWVFCPFNGPATIKVGVLNFSLSKIGQHVGDWEHFTLRVSNFTGELWSIYFSQHSGGEWVDAWNLEFIEGNKPIVYSSKHGHASFPHPGNYIQGSEKLGIGVKNDAARSNFYVDSSVKYQIVAAEYLGDGIVTEPCWLQYMREWGPTIVYSSRSELEKISSLLPAVIRFSVENIFDKIPMELSREEGPTGPKEKNNWEGDERG